A DNA window from Leptolyngbya sp. KIOST-1 contains the following coding sequences:
- the modB gene encoding molybdate ABC transporter permease subunit produces the protein MSFDLSPLWISFRVASLATGAAFFLGIAAAYWMLDYRGRGKSLIEAILVAPLVLPPTVVGFVLLLLLGRNGPLGAGLRSLGVNLVFTWYGAVIAATVVAFPLMYRTALGAFEQIDPALIQVARTLGAREERIFWRILLPLSVPGLLAGLTLAFARALGEFGATLMVAGNIPGRTQTMPMAIYFAVEAGAMQEAWVWVAIILTVSLSGLIAANLWQAQRRDRYRTGPAQNGTWNIQNPEQPPAFIPNPPPLAAAPTPSLHVELHKALATFPLQVSFTAGAEALGILGASGSGKSMTLRCIAGVETPTSGRIVLNGRVLFDSDKGINLPSHQRRVGLLFQTYALFPHLTIAENIGFGLHHLPKLERRQRVSGWLAAMQLQGLGDRYPQQISGGQQQRVALARALAPDPEVLLLDEPLSALDTFLRSQVEQQLLTTLAHYRGVALFVTHNLEEVFRLCPQIMVMAAGRPITQGSRHQVFEQPGSAIAAQITGCKNFSQAVPASPTTVVAQDWDCTLTVAPPLPTDLSQVGFRAHQVQFATDASQPNTFAAWLVATSETPHRMTLFLKLHSAPDPAVPTHHIQAEVPKETWHVLKAQPLPWFVQLAPERVLLLGDRPEGNLTEGDSAQSVGAVGV, from the coding sequence ATGTCTTTCGATCTATCGCCCTTGTGGATTTCCTTCAGGGTCGCCAGTTTGGCCACTGGGGCAGCCTTTTTTCTCGGCATCGCCGCTGCCTACTGGATGCTGGACTATCGGGGACGGGGTAAATCGCTGATTGAAGCGATTTTGGTGGCCCCGCTCGTGCTGCCGCCGACGGTGGTCGGTTTCGTGTTGTTGTTGCTGCTGGGCCGCAACGGGCCGCTGGGGGCAGGGCTGCGATCGCTGGGTGTCAACCTGGTGTTTACCTGGTACGGGGCCGTGATTGCGGCAACGGTGGTGGCCTTTCCGCTGATGTACCGCACCGCCCTGGGGGCCTTCGAGCAGATTGACCCGGCCCTGATTCAGGTGGCCCGCACCCTGGGAGCCCGGGAGGAGCGCATTTTCTGGCGCATTTTGCTGCCCCTGTCGGTGCCGGGACTGCTGGCGGGGCTCACCCTGGCCTTTGCCCGTGCCCTGGGCGAGTTTGGGGCAACGCTGATGGTGGCGGGCAACATTCCAGGCCGCACCCAGACTATGCCCATGGCGATTTATTTTGCGGTCGAGGCCGGAGCGATGCAGGAGGCCTGGGTATGGGTGGCCATCATCCTCACCGTGTCGCTTTCCGGGCTAATCGCGGCCAATCTGTGGCAGGCCCAGCGCCGCGATCGCTACCGCACCGGCCCTGCCCAGAATGGAACATGGAACATCCAAAATCCCGAACAGCCCCCGGCATTTATCCCTAACCCTCCGCCCCTCGCCGCTGCCCCAACGCCGTCTCTTCACGTCGAGCTTCACAAGGCGCTGGCGACCTTTCCCCTGCAGGTGTCTTTCACCGCCGGGGCCGAAGCGCTGGGCATTTTGGGAGCCTCGGGCTCGGGCAAGTCGATGACCCTGCGCTGCATTGCCGGGGTCGAAACCCCCACCAGCGGGCGCATCGTGCTCAATGGGCGGGTGCTATTCGACAGTGACAAGGGCATCAACCTGCCCAGCCACCAGCGGCGGGTGGGGCTGCTGTTTCAGACCTACGCGCTGTTTCCGCACCTGACCATCGCCGAGAACATTGGCTTTGGCCTCCACCATCTGCCCAAATTGGAACGGCGGCAGCGGGTGAGTGGCTGGCTGGCGGCAATGCAGCTGCAGGGGCTGGGCGATCGCTACCCGCAGCAAATTTCCGGTGGACAGCAGCAGCGGGTGGCCCTGGCCCGCGCCCTGGCCCCCGACCCCGAGGTACTGCTGCTGGACGAACCCCTTTCGGCCCTGGACACTTTCCTGCGCAGCCAGGTAGAGCAGCAGCTGTTGACCACCCTGGCCCACTATCGGGGGGTGGCACTGTTTGTCACCCACAACCTGGAGGAGGTATTTCGGCTATGCCCGCAGATCATGGTGATGGCGGCGGGGCGGCCCATAACCCAGGGCAGCCGCCACCAGGTGTTCGAGCAACCGGGAAGCGCGATCGCTGCCCAGATCACTGGCTGCAAGAACTTTTCCCAGGCCGTGCCGGCCTCCCCCACTACCGTGGTGGCCCAGGACTGGGACTGCACCCTGACCGTGGCGCCCCCCCTGCCCACCGATCTCAGCCAGGTGGGGTTTCGCGCCCACCAGGTGCAGTTTGCTACCGATGCCAGCCAGCCCAATACCTTCGCCGCCTGGTTAGTGGCCACCAGTGAAACCCCCCACCGCATGACGCTGTTTCTCAAGCTCCACAGTGCGCCTGACCCAGCTGTCCCCACCCACCACATCCAGGCCGAAGTGCCCAAGGAGACCTGGCATGTCCTCAAGGCACAACCCCTGCCTTGGTTCGTGCAGCTCGCTCCCGAGCGGGTGTTGCTGCTGGGCGATCGCCCGGAGGGCAACCTGACTGAGGGCGATTCGGCTCAGTCGGTGGGTGCGGTGGGTGTATGA
- a CDS encoding thermonuclease family protein — protein MPQPCELRSRAASVARVAALALLTLTAACSTRPLENSSRAIAPEPLATASPDSAQAGVAPSEDAGEPHYRQALEQGMAAAVATQTAQSASDWHQVEGLWQQAIAHLSAIPSGSDRFAIAQQKRQEYEANRAYAARAAAAKTLPTATVVSVGDGDTLRVQGPEGTITLRLACVDAPETNQAFGPEAALRLRQLLPTGQSVTVRAIERDRYDRTVAEIYSGGQSVGLQLVREGYAVVYTQYLDGCAATAADYRQAEAAARAAGLNFWSQPQPTLPWDFRRGGSAAPGAAPPSVPTVPAPTSPAAQTLPACVATDCNCSDFSSWAQAQAVLEAFPGDPHRLDGDGDGIACESLR, from the coding sequence ATGCCCCAACCCTGTGAGTTACGATCGCGAGCCGCTTCCGTCGCGCGGGTAGCCGCCCTGGCCCTACTGACTCTGACAGCTGCCTGCTCGACCCGGCCCCTGGAAAATAGCTCCCGGGCGATCGCCCCCGAGCCGCTGGCAACGGCCTCCCCTGACTCCGCCCAAGCCGGGGTCGCTCCCTCGGAAGATGCAGGGGAGCCGCACTATCGCCAGGCTCTGGAGCAGGGAATGGCGGCGGCGGTGGCCACCCAAACGGCCCAGTCTGCCAGCGACTGGCACCAGGTGGAAGGGCTCTGGCAGCAGGCGATCGCCCACCTGAGCGCCATTCCCTCCGGCAGCGATCGCTTTGCCATCGCCCAGCAAAAACGCCAGGAGTACGAAGCCAATCGGGCCTACGCTGCCCGAGCCGCCGCCGCCAAAACCCTGCCCACCGCCACCGTGGTCTCGGTGGGCGATGGCGATACGCTGCGGGTGCAGGGGCCGGAGGGGACGATTACCCTGCGGCTGGCCTGTGTGGATGCCCCTGAGACGAACCAGGCCTTTGGCCCCGAGGCGGCCCTGCGGCTGCGGCAGCTGCTGCCGACCGGGCAGTCGGTGACGGTGCGGGCAATTGAGCGCGATCGCTACGATCGCACCGTGGCCGAAATCTACAGCGGCGGTCAGTCGGTGGGGCTCCAGCTGGTGCGGGAGGGCTACGCGGTTGTTTACACCCAGTACCTGGACGGCTGCGCCGCCACCGCCGCCGACTACCGCCAGGCCGAAGCCGCCGCCCGCGCCGCTGGCCTGAATTTTTGGAGTCAGCCCCAACCCACTCTGCCCTGGGACTTCCGCCGGGGTGGGTCTGCGGCTCCAGGGGCCGCGCCCCCCAGCGTTCCAACGGTCCCGGCCCCGACTTCCCCCGCCGCTCAAACCCTGCCGGCCTGCGTTGCCACCGACTGCAACTGCAGCGACTTCAGCAGCTGGGCCCAGGCCCAGGCCGTCCTGGAGGCGTTTCCGGGGGACCCCCACCGGCTGGATGGCGACGGCGACGGCATCGCCTGCGAAAGCCTGCGCTAA
- a CDS encoding methyl-accepting chemotaxis protein, whose amino-acid sequence MMSFLKQLASSKIQTRIFIGYLGGAIALVTVGALMYSAVGQVRSRLISVSASQKQLSRAHQILWLDEVLTQSMRNYVLTQDSQWQERYDIHFDPLEELIIAAQANAANPNVEALFEQQKGLNDTLAELETEALERLNAGQPDQALAVLDGPEYQRTKIAYTGTIESFLNDSQTGLAAVESDLNQTLNVASQLALYILWGSILIGLGVVGLAYYLAGRITKPIVATAAIAKQVAAGDLSVPIPEGKDDEIGQMLTALKAMTGRLSTIIQDGQQSAHRMLEMSDQLNAAAQDLASGNSEQAASVAQTTATIQEMNAIINHNAQQAEHTYQSAIQSVAMVDEGEKAVSETVQVLQDMIAKIKLIEDIAAKTNMLALNATIEAARAGEAGKGFAVVAQEVRNLAEHSRSAAEEMTALADRSMVVSKRTGDLFKHIVPSIQQTSELIAEITRSSLEQNSGIAQINSAMVQLDEVTRHNATAAAQVADSSQSTAAQAEQLQQTMGYFHLKTTPMSL is encoded by the coding sequence ATGATGTCTTTCTTAAAACAGTTAGCCTCTAGCAAAATTCAGACGCGGATCTTTATTGGGTACCTGGGCGGGGCGATCGCGCTGGTCACGGTCGGGGCACTGATGTACAGTGCCGTGGGCCAGGTTCGAAGCCGGTTGATCTCGGTCTCTGCGTCGCAGAAGCAGCTGTCCCGCGCTCACCAGATCCTCTGGCTAGACGAAGTCCTGACCCAGTCCATGCGCAACTACGTACTGACCCAGGACAGCCAGTGGCAGGAGCGCTACGACATCCATTTTGACCCCCTGGAAGAGCTGATCATTGCCGCCCAGGCCAATGCCGCCAACCCCAACGTTGAGGCACTCTTTGAGCAGCAAAAGGGGCTGAACGACACCCTGGCTGAGCTGGAGACCGAAGCCCTGGAACGGTTGAATGCAGGGCAGCCTGACCAGGCCCTGGCCGTGCTGGACGGGCCTGAGTACCAGCGCACAAAAATAGCCTATACCGGCACGATTGAGAGTTTCCTAAACGATTCTCAAACCGGGCTGGCCGCCGTCGAGAGTGACCTCAACCAGACTCTGAATGTGGCCTCTCAGCTGGCGCTCTACATCCTGTGGGGCAGTATTTTAATTGGGCTAGGCGTGGTTGGTCTGGCCTACTACCTGGCCGGTCGGATCACAAAGCCCATTGTCGCTACGGCGGCGATCGCCAAACAGGTGGCCGCAGGCGATCTATCCGTCCCCATTCCAGAGGGGAAAGACGACGAAATTGGTCAAATGCTGACGGCACTCAAGGCGATGACAGGCCGCCTGTCCACCATTATTCAGGACGGGCAGCAGTCGGCCCACCGGATGCTGGAAATGTCCGATCAGCTCAATGCAGCGGCCCAGGACCTGGCCTCAGGCAATTCAGAGCAGGCCGCCAGCGTGGCTCAGACAACGGCAACCATTCAGGAAATGAACGCGATTATCAATCACAACGCCCAACAGGCTGAGCACACCTACCAGTCGGCGATTCAATCCGTCGCCATGGTCGATGAGGGGGAAAAGGCGGTCTCTGAAACGGTGCAAGTCCTCCAGGACATGATCGCTAAAATCAAGCTGATTGAAGACATCGCTGCGAAAACCAACATGCTGGCCCTCAACGCCACGATCGAGGCCGCCCGCGCTGGAGAAGCAGGTAAGGGGTTTGCCGTGGTCGCCCAGGAAGTGCGCAATCTGGCCGAGCACAGCCGCAGTGCCGCCGAGGAGATGACCGCTCTAGCCGATCGCAGCATGGTGGTCAGCAAACGCACCGGCGACCTGTTTAAGCACATTGTCCCCAGCATTCAGCAAACCTCGGAGCTCATCGCAGAAATCACCCGATCGAGCCTGGAGCAAAACAGCGGCATTGCCCAGATCAATAGCGCCATGGTGCAGCTTGACGAGGTGACCCGGCACAACGCTACCGCCGCCGCCCAGGTGGCCGACTCCAGCCAGAGCACCGCCGCCCAGGCCGAGCAGTTACAGCAAACCATGGGCTACTTTCACCTCAAGACCACGCCCATGTCGCTCTAA
- a CDS encoding MGH1-like glycoside hydrolase domain-containing protein, whose amino-acid sequence MTPEHQRLKVAHEAQTPWKKWGPYLSDRQWGTVREDYSTTGAAWNYFSHQQSHSRAYRWGEDGLGGICDDQQLLCFGLALWNGKDPVLKERLFGLTGNQGNHGEDVKEYYFYLDSTPTHSYLKFLYKYPQAEYPYADLVAESGRRGYDQPEYELLDTGVFADNRYFDVAVEYAKADPEDIAIAVEVVNRGPESATVHLLPTLWFRNTWSWGEDCEKPKLSKGKQPFSPTGDVVIEATHPTLGNYWLYCELADLYFTENETNNQALYGAKNASPYVKDGIHNAVILGQQEAVNTEQVGTKAAPHYRLDLAPGEHRTVRLRLTHRPDLEQPLGSEFDHILQARRREADDFYAALTPFALSDDQRQIQRQAIAGLLWSKQVYRYEVNRWLQGDPTLPPPNRSSPRNTHWRHLDSGDIISMPDTWEYPWFAAWDLAFHCIPLALVDPEFAKHQLDMLTREWYMHPNGQLPAYEWAFGDVNPPVHAWATWRVYKIDQKMTGKGDRPFLERVFQKLLLNFTWWVNRKDAGGKNVFEGGFLGLDNIGVFDRSAPLPTGGTLEQSDGTSWMAMYCLNMLEMALELAIDNPVYEDMATKFFEHFIYIADAMNHIGDDKTRLWSEEDGFFYDVLHLPHGDRIQLKIRSMVGLIPLCAVMTLDPDTLAQLPNFTERLEWFIQNRPALKRNVACMETKGQQARQMLALCYATLGHVEPRDRLRRLLEKLLDEAEFLSPYGIRALSKYHAEHPYSFHADGQDYRVAYEPAESRSGLFGGNSNWRGPIWFPVNYLIIEALQKFHHYLGDDYRVECPTGSGQWMNLWQVASDLSQRLIAIFERNGEGLRPVNGGTAPLQHDPHWCDYVLFYEYFHGDNGAGLGASHQTGWTGLVAKLIQQQGEYREQTPGG is encoded by the coding sequence ATGACCCCCGAACACCAGCGTCTAAAGGTGGCCCATGAGGCGCAAACGCCGTGGAAAAAGTGGGGGCCATACCTGAGCGATCGCCAGTGGGGCACCGTGCGCGAAGACTACAGCACCACGGGGGCCGCGTGGAATTATTTCTCGCACCAGCAGTCGCACTCGCGGGCCTACCGCTGGGGCGAAGACGGCCTCGGCGGCATCTGCGACGACCAGCAGCTGCTCTGCTTTGGCCTGGCCCTTTGGAATGGGAAAGATCCCGTCTTAAAAGAGCGCCTGTTTGGCCTCACCGGCAACCAGGGCAACCACGGTGAAGACGTCAAAGAATACTACTTCTACCTCGACAGCACCCCCACCCACAGCTACCTCAAGTTTCTCTACAAGTATCCCCAGGCCGAGTACCCCTACGCCGACCTGGTGGCCGAAAGTGGGCGGCGGGGGTACGACCAGCCCGAGTACGAACTGCTGGATACGGGCGTATTTGCCGACAATCGCTACTTTGACGTGGCGGTGGAGTACGCCAAGGCCGACCCGGAAGACATTGCGATCGCCGTTGAAGTGGTCAATCGCGGCCCCGAGTCAGCCACAGTTCACCTGCTGCCGACCCTGTGGTTTCGCAACACCTGGTCCTGGGGTGAAGACTGCGAGAAGCCGAAATTATCTAAGGGCAAACAACCGTTTTCCCCGACAGGGGATGTTGTGATTGAAGCGACTCACCCCACGCTGGGCAATTACTGGCTCTACTGCGAACTAGCTGATCTGTATTTCACCGAAAACGAGACTAACAATCAAGCTCTATATGGGGCCAAAAACGCCTCGCCCTACGTGAAAGACGGCATTCACAACGCGGTGATTCTCGGCCAGCAGGAGGCCGTCAATACAGAACAGGTTGGGACCAAGGCCGCTCCCCACTACCGACTCGACCTTGCACCGGGGGAACACCGAACGGTACGCCTGCGGCTGACCCACCGCCCCGATCTAGAGCAGCCCCTGGGTTCCGAATTTGACCACATTCTGCAAGCTCGGCGGCGTGAGGCCGACGACTTCTACGCCGCCCTGACGCCCTTTGCGCTGAGTGACGACCAGCGGCAGATTCAGCGCCAGGCGATCGCGGGTCTACTCTGGAGCAAGCAGGTCTACCGCTACGAAGTCAACCGCTGGCTCCAGGGCGACCCCACCCTGCCACCGCCAAACCGCAGTTCCCCCCGCAACACCCACTGGCGGCACCTCGACAGCGGCGACATCATCTCCATGCCCGACACCTGGGAGTACCCCTGGTTCGCCGCCTGGGATCTGGCCTTTCACTGCATTCCGCTAGCGCTGGTCGACCCCGAGTTTGCCAAGCACCAGCTCGACATGCTGACGCGGGAGTGGTATATGCACCCCAACGGGCAGCTGCCCGCCTACGAGTGGGCCTTTGGCGATGTCAACCCGCCTGTGCACGCCTGGGCCACCTGGCGGGTGTACAAAATCGACCAAAAAATGACCGGCAAAGGCGATCGCCCCTTTTTGGAGCGCGTCTTTCAAAAGCTGCTGCTCAACTTTACCTGGTGGGTCAACCGCAAAGACGCCGGCGGCAAAAATGTGTTTGAGGGCGGCTTTTTGGGCCTCGACAACATCGGCGTGTTTGACCGCAGCGCCCCCCTGCCCACGGGCGGCACCCTGGAGCAGTCCGACGGCACCAGCTGGATGGCGATGTACTGCCTCAATATGCTGGAAATGGCCCTGGAACTGGCCATCGACAACCCGGTCTACGAAGACATGGCGACCAAATTCTTTGAGCACTTCATTTACATCGCCGACGCCATGAACCACATCGGCGACGACAAAACCCGCCTGTGGAGCGAGGAAGACGGCTTTTTCTACGACGTGCTGCACCTGCCCCACGGCGATCGCATTCAGCTCAAAATTCGCTCCATGGTGGGCCTGATTCCGCTCTGCGCCGTGATGACCCTCGACCCAGACACCCTGGCCCAGCTGCCCAACTTCACCGAGCGGTTGGAGTGGTTTATTCAAAACCGCCCGGCCCTCAAGCGCAATGTCGCCTGTATGGAAACCAAGGGGCAGCAGGCGCGGCAAATGCTGGCCCTGTGCTACGCCACCCTGGGCCATGTCGAACCGCGCGATCGCCTGCGCCGCCTGCTCGAAAAGCTGCTGGATGAGGCCGAATTTTTGAGTCCCTACGGCATTCGCGCCCTGTCTAAATACCACGCCGAGCACCCCTACAGCTTCCACGCCGATGGCCAGGACTACCGGGTTGCCTACGAGCCCGCCGAGTCGCGCAGCGGCCTGTTTGGCGGCAACTCCAACTGGCGGGGGCCGATCTGGTTTCCGGTCAACTACCTGATCATTGAGGCGCTGCAAAAGTTTCACCACTACCTGGGCGACGACTACCGGGTGGAATGCCCCACCGGCTCGGGCCAGTGGATGAACCTGTGGCAGGTGGCCAGCGACCTATCCCAGCGGCTGATCGCCATCTTTGAGCGCAATGGGGAGGGCTTGCGTCCCGTCAACGGCGGCACTGCCCCCCTCCAGCACGACCCACACTGGTGCGACTACGTGCTGTTTTACGAATACTTCCACGGCGACAACGGGGCCGGGCTGGGGGCCAGCCACCAAACCGGCTGGACGGGGCTGGTGGCCAAGCTGATCCAGCAGCAGGGGGAATACCGGGAGCAAACCCCAGGGGGTTGA
- a CDS encoding TOBE domain-containing protein: MKISARNAMLGTVKSVVPGMVTTEVVIEVAPGLEVASVITKSSADSLGLKVGDSAYAVVKASDVMVAVD, encoded by the coding sequence ATGAAAATTAGCGCTCGCAACGCCATGCTTGGCACCGTTAAATCTGTGGTCCCCGGCATGGTGACCACGGAGGTAGTGATTGAGGTCGCTCCGGGGCTAGAGGTGGCCTCCGTAATTACCAAATCCTCCGCCGATTCCCTCGGCCTCAAGGTCGGGGACTCCGCCTACGCCGTAGTGAAGGCATCCGATGTTATGGTCGCTGTCGATTAG
- the modA gene encoding molybdate ABC transporter substrate-binding protein: MKRRNFLWFAAALGLSLAGGWALQPQRPLTAQPPLAAQRQTILLVSVAASLQDVMQVIQADFEQAHPEIALNYNFGSSGALQQQIEQGAPVDIFISAGVPQMDALETQGLLQAGSRHDLLGNRLVLIAPNDSTLGLSDFSDLTQASVERISVGEFRSVPAGQYAEQVFTSLDILAALQPKLIFANNVRGVLAAVESGNVDAGVVYATDAAISDRVTVVAIAAADLHKPITYPLAILDDAANPEAAQTFVEYLVSDAARAVFEDFGFTVLD; this comes from the coding sequence ATGAAAAGACGAAATTTTCTCTGGTTCGCCGCCGCCCTGGGCCTCAGCCTGGCCGGCGGCTGGGCGCTTCAGCCCCAGCGACCGCTCACCGCCCAGCCGCCCCTCGCTGCCCAGCGCCAAACCATTCTCCTGGTTTCCGTGGCGGCCAGCCTGCAGGATGTCATGCAGGTGATCCAGGCGGATTTTGAGCAGGCCCACCCGGAGATCGCCCTCAACTACAACTTTGGCTCCTCGGGGGCGCTCCAGCAGCAGATCGAGCAGGGGGCTCCCGTGGATATTTTCATCTCCGCCGGGGTGCCGCAGATGGACGCGCTGGAAACCCAAGGTCTGCTGCAAGCGGGCAGCCGCCACGACCTGCTGGGCAACCGCCTGGTCTTGATTGCCCCCAACGATTCAACCCTGGGGCTGAGCGACTTTAGCGACCTTACCCAGGCCAGTGTCGAGCGGATCTCGGTGGGAGAATTTCGCAGTGTGCCTGCTGGCCAGTACGCCGAGCAGGTGTTTACCAGCCTGGACATTTTGGCAGCCCTCCAGCCCAAGCTAATTTTTGCCAACAATGTGCGGGGGGTGCTGGCGGCGGTGGAGTCGGGCAATGTGGATGCCGGGGTGGTCTACGCTACCGATGCGGCGATTTCTGACCGGGTGACGGTGGTGGCGATCGCCGCCGCTGATTTGCACAAGCCGATCACCTACCCCCTGGCCATCCTGGACGATGCCGCCAACCCCGAAGCCGCCCAAACCTTTGTGGAGTATCTCGTTAGCGATGCCGCCAGGGCCGTATTCGAAGACTTTGGCTTCACCGTGCTGGACTGA
- the xseB gene encoding exodeoxyribonuclease VII small subunit, with protein MPKKTTPTEPWNYEATVATVEGIIADLESGNLPLAAVLSQFEQAVQALQQCESYLHEKQQQVDLLIETLADA; from the coding sequence ATGCCCAAAAAAACCACCCCTACCGAGCCCTGGAACTACGAAGCCACCGTCGCCACCGTCGAGGGCATCATCGCCGATCTGGAGTCGGGCAATCTGCCCCTGGCGGCGGTGCTGAGCCAGTTTGAGCAGGCGGTGCAGGCACTCCAACAGTGCGAGAGCTACCTGCACGAAAAGCAACAGCAGGTTGACCTGCTGATTGAAACCCTGGCCGACGCCTGA
- the xseA gene encoding exodeoxyribonuclease VII large subunit: MTSFDLTPATTPAALSVGGLVDYIKAVLEDDPTLRQVWVVGEVSSANHHAKGLFFTLTDPDTGAAINAVAWRSQQARLTTLPTVGDQVIALGTVKVYPQRSSYQLTVWQVLPSGDGLKALRYRQLRQRLAAEGLFDPEFKRSLPALPQIIAVVSSPQAAAWGDIQRSLRHHHPGLHLLFSPATVQGDSAPDSIVAAMERVAADGRAEVLILARGGGASEDLECFDDERVVRAVADCPIPVVTGIGHQRDESLADLAADVCAHTPTAAAIAAVPALADLVDAHHQRVAQLKSLMADRLLDAHSDMHRLGQRLLRTRLDQRVQQQQQHLKQLQRRLVQGVQVELRQASDRTAALHRHLMTLDPDTVVRRGYALVRDDASQLVTQATATSPGQTLQIQLAQGHLTVQVTQIHPPPQ, encoded by the coding sequence ATGACCTCTTTTGACCTCACCCCGGCCACCACGCCCGCCGCCCTCAGCGTGGGCGGCCTCGTCGACTACATCAAGGCGGTGCTGGAGGATGACCCCACCCTGCGCCAGGTGTGGGTAGTGGGGGAAGTCTCCAGCGCCAACCACCACGCCAAGGGGCTATTTTTTACCCTCACTGACCCCGATACCGGAGCCGCCATCAACGCCGTGGCCTGGCGCAGCCAGCAGGCCCGCCTGACCACCCTGCCCACCGTGGGCGACCAGGTGATTGCCCTGGGCACGGTGAAGGTCTACCCCCAGCGCAGCAGCTACCAGCTGACGGTGTGGCAGGTGCTGCCCAGCGGCGATGGGCTCAAGGCCCTGCGCTACCGCCAGCTGCGCCAGCGACTGGCCGCCGAGGGCCTGTTCGACCCGGAATTTAAGCGATCGCTGCCCGCCCTACCCCAGATCATCGCCGTGGTGTCGTCGCCTCAAGCGGCGGCCTGGGGCGACATTCAGCGATCGCTGCGCCACCACCACCCGGGGCTGCACCTGCTGTTTTCCCCCGCCACGGTGCAGGGCGACAGCGCCCCCGACTCCATCGTTGCGGCCATGGAGCGGGTCGCCGCCGACGGTCGGGCCGAGGTGTTAATTTTGGCGCGGGGAGGCGGGGCCAGCGAAGACCTGGAGTGCTTTGACGACGAGCGGGTGGTGCGGGCCGTGGCCGACTGCCCCATTCCGGTAGTGACCGGCATTGGCCACCAGCGCGACGAATCCCTGGCCGATCTGGCTGCCGACGTCTGTGCCCACACGCCCACGGCGGCGGCGATCGCCGCCGTTCCTGCCCTGGCCGATCTGGTTGACGCCCATCACCAGCGAGTTGCCCAACTCAAATCCCTGATGGCCGATCGCCTGCTCGATGCCCACAGCGATATGCACCGCCTGGGCCAGCGACTGCTGCGCACTCGCCTCGACCAGCGGGTGCAGCAGCAGCAGCAGCACCTCAAGCAGCTCCAGCGGCGGCTGGTGCAGGGGGTGCAGGTGGAACTGCGGCAGGCGAGCGATCGCACCGCCGCCCTCCACAGGCACCTGATGACCCTCGACCCCGACACCGTAGTGCGGCGCGGCTACGCCCTGGTGCGCGACGACGCCAGCCAGCTCGTCACCCAGGCCACCGCCACCAGCCCCGGCCAAACCCTCCAAATTCAGCTCGCCCAGGGCCACCTCACCGTCCAAGTCACCCAAATCCACCCCCCACCCCAATAA